One genomic window of Dehalococcoidia bacterium includes the following:
- a CDS encoding class I SAM-dependent methyltransferase, with protein sequence MSRDPYADFAELYDFAYWDFTDDVDFYENLARIHDAPVLELGAGTGRLAIRLAAAGFPVTGLDSSAPMLARARENMRAAGISEKRLRLVQAPMTDFDLGQRFGLVVVAANTFQHLLTTAEQRACLACAARHLIPGGTFAMSVRSPASVSWEDAGAPAPVMLDWTRRDAATGETVMKLVAAHPDPATMTRHLTYIYDRIGPDGSLRRALFETDLRYSSQAEVELLLQEAGLHVTHVYGDYDLAPVGPGTEQLIFVARAGSSS encoded by the coding sequence ATGTCCCGAGACCCTTACGCCGACTTCGCGGAGCTGTACGACTTCGCCTACTGGGACTTCACTGACGACGTGGACTTCTACGAGAACCTGGCGCGCATCCACGACGCGCCCGTGCTGGAGCTCGGCGCCGGCACGGGCCGCCTCGCCATCAGGCTCGCCGCGGCGGGATTCCCGGTGACGGGGCTCGACTCCTCTGCGCCGATGCTGGCACGGGCGCGCGAGAACATGCGCGCGGCAGGCATCTCCGAGAAACGGCTGCGGCTTGTCCAGGCGCCCATGACCGACTTCGACCTGGGCCAGCGTTTCGGCCTCGTCGTGGTCGCTGCGAACACCTTCCAGCACCTGCTGACGACAGCCGAACAGCGCGCCTGTCTCGCCTGCGCCGCGCGTCACCTGATACCAGGCGGCACTTTCGCCATGAGCGTGCGGTCGCCGGCGAGCGTCTCCTGGGAGGACGCGGGTGCACCGGCGCCCGTGATGCTGGACTGGACGCGCAGGGACGCGGCCACCGGCGAGACAGTGATGAAGCTGGTCGCCGCCCACCCGGACCCCGCGACCATGACCCGCCACCTTACCTATATATATGACCGCATAGGGCCCGACGGCAGCCTGCGCCGCGCGCTCTTCGAGACCGACCTGCGCTATTCGAGCCAGGCGGAGGTGGAGCTTCTATTGCAAGAGGCGGGACTGCATGTTACACACGTCTACGGGGACTACGACCTCGCTCCAGTAGGC